The DNA window CCACCACGACCGACGCCATGTCCTCGGACGACGGCGCGACCACCACCTCGGTGGCGGCGACGGCCTCGCTGCCGTACACCATCTACCTGGGCAACCTGCATAGCCAGACCAACCACAGCGACGGCGGCGGCGCGCTATCCAGCTGCACCGGCGCGCAGAATCCGCAAAGCGCCGCGTTCGGGCCGGCCGACGCCTACGCCTACGCCAAGGGCAAAGGCCTCGATTTCCTGATGGCCTCCGAGCACAATCACATGTACGACGGCTCCGACGCCACCAAGTCCACGGCCGATCCGGCGGTGGCGAAGGCGCTCTATCAATCAGGCGTGACGGCGGCCGCCAACTACAACAGCGCCAACCCGGGATTCCTCGGCATGTATGGCCTGGAATGGGGCGTGATCAACAACGGCGGGCATCTGAACATCTTCAACGCCACCGAGTTGCTGGGCTGGGAGGTCAACGGCAACGGTCAACTGCTGGCCGACACACAGACCACCAAGAACGACTACGGCGCTTTGTACACGTTGATGCGCCAGCGCGGCTGGGTGGGGCAGTTCAACCATCCGTCGAGCTCCGGCCAGTTCCTCGTCAACGGCACCGCGTTCGGTTACACGGCCGACGGCGACCAGGCGATGGCGATGTGCGAAGTGCTCAACACGTCGGCCTTCTCGACCAACACCAGCGAGACGGAAACCAGCCGCAGCACCTACGAGGGCGCGTGCAACAAGGCGCTGGAGGCGGGCTTCCACGTCGCCTTCTCCACCAACCAGGACAACCACTGCGCCAACTGGGGCGCGTCTTACACCAACCGCACCGGGGTGCTGATCCCGAACGGCACGGCGCTGACATCGGCCAGCATGATCGCCGCCATCAAGGCGCGCCGCGTGTACGCGACGATGGACAAGGGCTCGCAGCTAATCCTGACCGGCAACGGCCGCATGATGGGCGAGCGGATCACCAACAGCGGCACGCTCAAGCTGGTGGCCAACTTCGCCAGCGCCGGCGGAAAAACCGTATCGTCGGTGCGCGTGTACGAGGGCGTCCCTGGCCGCAACGGCACGGTGACGCAACTGTCGACCACCGCCACCACCACCATCACGCCGGCCGTCGGCGAGCATTTCTACTACGCCAAGGTGACGCAGAACGACGGAAAAATCTTGTGGTCGGCGCCGATCTGGGTCACGCAGACCAGCGCCGCCACCGGCGCGACAGCGGAAACCGCGCAAGCCCGCTAACCACCAGCGGGGTCAGGTCCGACATTCGGACACGGCCCCATCCGAATTGTCATCGCTACGACTGAGCTTGTGTCCGAATGTCGGACCTGACCCTCGGGGTTTAGACGCCGAGGCTGGCGCCGGCGCCCATCAGCGTCGCCACGCCGAGCACCGCGAAGACGGCGGCGGCGATGCCGTGCACCAGCTTGAGCGAGACGCGGTTGGCGATCCGGTCGCCAAGGTAGACCGCCGGGACGTTGGCGATCATCATGCCGAGCGTGGTGCCGCAGACGACGGCGATCAGCGCGTCGTAGCGCGCCGCCAGCGCCACCGTGGCCACCTGCGTCTTGTCGCCCATCTCGGCGACGAAGAAGGCGATCAGGGTGGTCATGAATACGCCGTAGCCGGCCAGGCGCGTGTCCTCGTCATCGAGCTTGTCGGGCACCAGGGTCCATGCGGCCATCGCCAGGAACGAGGCGCCCAGCACCCAACGCAAGGTGTCGGGCCCCAGCAGGCCGGTGATCCAGGTGCCGATGGCCGCCGCGAACGCGTGGTTGGCAATGGTGGCGATGAAGATCGCGGCGATGATGGGCAGCGGACGACGGAATTTGGCGGCCAGGACGAAAGCGAGCAGCTGGGTTTTGTCGCCGATTTCTGCGAGAGCGACAATGCCTGTGGAGACGAGGAATGCTTCCATTGGGATGATGTGAGTAGTACGCGGGCCGGAAACGATTAACCAATGATCCAGGCGCGACTCCGGCCCATCATGGCCGCACCTCGATCATGGTCTCGTCAAGTTTTTCAACCACCTGCACCACGGTCTGCGGACCGATTATGTTGATGCAGGTTCCTGCGCCGGGAGGCGCAAGCCGACTACTCCCCAATTACGGCGCGTATTTTAACACAGCCATTCGCCGCAGCCTCTACCACGGCGGTTTCTCCGGCTCCGTTGGGGGCCGCACACATGCCTGTTACATGGCTGTGATATTCTGCATCGCGCTTCAGACCAACATTGAAAAGATCACCATGCCTATCAAGAAGACACTGTCCGCGTTGGTGCTTACCGCACTGATGTCGCTTGCCGCCCACGCCGATCCGCTGAGCTACGCGCGCTACGATCAGGTCCGCACCAGCGACCTGTATCTGGACCTGAAGGCCGATTTCGGCCGCAAGACGCTGGGCGGCTACGCCGAGCTGACATTGAACTGGATCGACAAGTCGGCCCGCACACTGGTGCTGGACACGAACGAACTCAATATCGCCAAGGTGCAGGTGCTCAATCCGGGCGGCCGCTGGACCTCGGCCTCCTTCATGCTCGACAAGCTCGATGTGCAGAAGGGACGTGCGCTGCGCATCGCGCTGCCGTTCCAGCCGCAGAAGGTGCGCGTGTACTACCGCACCGCGCCGTCGGCCGCCGCGCTGCAGTGGATGTCGCCTGCGCAGACCATGTCGGGCAAGCGTCCGTTCATGTTCAGCCAATCGCAGGACATCAACGCCCGCTCTTGGGCGCCGGTGCAGGATACGCCGGCGGTGCGCTTCACCTACAGCGCCCGCATCGACGCGCCGGCCGGCCTGCGCGTGCTGATGAGCGCCGACAACGACCCCGCCGCCACCGGCGACGGCGGCTGGAAGTTCAAGATGGCGCAGCCGATTCCTTCCTACCTGCTGGCCATCGCCATCGGCGAGATCGAGGTCCGCAAGCTCGGTCCGCGCTCGGCGGTCTACGCCGAACCGGCCCGCATCGAGGCCGCCGCCAGCGAGCTGGCCGACACCGAGAAGATGATCAGCGCCGCCGAGAGCCTGTACGGGCCTTACCGGTGGGAGCGCTACGACATGATCGTGCTGCCGCCGTCGTTCCCGTACGGCGGCATGGAAAATCCGCGCCTGACCTTCCTCACGCCGACCATGATCGCGGGCGACCGCAGCCTGGTCGACCTGATCGCGCACGAACTGGCGCACTCGTGGTCCGGCAACCTGGTGACCAACGCCTCGTGGAAGCATATGTGGCTCAACGAAGGCTTCACCACCTACGTCACCACCCGCATCGTCGAAAAGATCTACGGCACCGAGATCGCCGAGATGAACCTGCAGGTCGAGCAGGAGGAGGCGCTGGTCTCGCTGCTGACCGTGCCCGCCTCCAAGCAGGCCCTGTCCACCCGCGGCCCGGACACCGATCCGTCGACCTACGCCGACGGCGGCCTGATTTATCCGAAGGGCGCGTGGTTCCTGCGCACCATCGAGCAGCGCGCCGGGCGCGAGGTGTTCGATCCCTTCCTGCGCGGCTGGTTCGACCAGCACGCGTTCAAGTCCGCCACCACCGAGGAATTCGTCGAGTACTTGAAAAAGAACCTGCTCGACGCGCACCCCGAGTACATGCCGCAGGCGGAGTTGGATGAATGGCTGTACGCACCCGGCATCCCCGCCACCGCCGTGCGCGCGGTCTCGCCGCGCCTGGCCGCGCTGGACGCGCAGCGGGCCGCGTGGCTCAAGGGCGAACTGCCGACCGCCGATTTGGGCGGCAAGGCCTGGATCGCGCTCGAGTGGATGCACTTCCTGAACGCCATCGAAGGCAAGGCCACCGCCGCGCAAATGCAGGAGCTGGACCAGGCGTTCGGCCTGGCCAAGAGCGGCAACAACGAGATCGCGTACCGCTTCTACCTGGGCTCCGTCAAGGCGGGCTACAACGTGCGCGACCCGCTCAACAAATTCCTCATGAGCGTGGGCCGGCAGAAGTTCGTGGTGCCGCTGTATACCGCGCTGCTGAAAAACCCGGCCGACAAGGACTGGGCGCGCGCCGTCTACGCCAAGGCGCGCGACCACTATCATCCGGTGACGCAGGCTTCGGTCGACAAACAATTCAAGCTGAATAAATGATGAAGTTCTCCCGTGCCTTCGTATCGGCCGCGTTGGTGGCGGCGCTTTGCACGGCATCCTGCCCGGCGCTCGCCGCGCCGGACGCCGGCGCCGCCGCAAGCGCAGCCGCAACCGCCGCCTCCACGGCGCCGGTCCCCGCGTTCAATCTCGACGCCGATGTCAACCGCGCCCTCAAGACCTTCGGTGTCCCGGGCATGGCCATCGCCATCGTCAAGGACGGGAAGGTCGTCACGGCCAAGGGCTACGGCGTGCGCAAGCTGGGCGAGCCCAAGCCGGTCGACGCCAAAACGCTGTTCGAGGTGGCGTCCAACTCCAAGGCCTTCACCGCCGCCGCGCTGGCGATGCTGGTCGACGAGGGCAAGATCGCCTGGGACGATCCGGTCACCAAGCACCTTCCGGGCTTCCAGATGTACGACGCCTACGTCACCGGCGCGATGACGGTGCGCGACCTGCTCACGCACCGCAGCGGCCTGGGTCTGGGCGCCGGCGATCTGCTGTGGTGGCCGACCACCAGTTTCAGCACCGACGAGATCATCTCGCGGCTGCGCTACATCAAGCCGGCCACCAGCTTCCGCAACAGCTACGCCTACGACAACCTGCTTTACATCGTCGCCGGCAAAATCATCGCCGAGAAGGACGGCAAGCCGTGGGGCGACGCCATCCGCGACCGCATCCTGACGCCGCTCGGCATGGACGGCACCACCACCAGCGTGGCCGCGATGCTGGCGAGCGCCGACTACGCGGCGCCGCACAGCAAGGTCAATGACAAGGCGGTGGTGGTCAGGCCGATCCCGGTACCGAACGCGGTCGGCGCGGTGGGCCTGAACACCAGCGCCGAGGACGTGGCGCGCTGGATGAATTTGCTGCTCAACGACGGCAAGACGGCGGACGGCAAGCAGCTGATCAGCGCCAAGCAGCTGGCCGAGATGTGGACCCAGCAAACGCCGATGCGCATCCGCGAGCCGAAACCGGCGCTGGCGGCGACCAAGGCCAACTTCGCCGCCTATGGACTGGGCTTCAACCTGCGCGATTACAAGGGCCGCAAGATCGCCATGCACGGCGGCGCGCTGGTGGGGTTCTATTCGACGGTGCTGATGGTGCCCGAGGAAAGGCTGGGCATCGCGATCCTGACCAACGCCGAAAACGGCCCGGCGATGACGGCGCTGTACTGGCGCATCCTCGACCAGTACCTGAAGGTGCCGGCCACCGACTGGATCAAGCTGTACGCGGAGCAGGAGGCGACGGCCCACAAGGAGGAGCTGGAGCGCCTGGGCAAGGAGCACACGGAGCGCGCCGCCAAGTCGTCGCCATCGCTGCCGCTGGCGTCCTACGACGGCGCGTATGAAGATCCATGGTACGGCAAGGTCACCATCGCCGCCGAAGGCGGCAAGCGCGTGATGCGCTTCGCCCGCACGCCGGACCTGACGGGGGAGCTGGAGCACTTCCAGCACGATACCTTCATCGTCCGGTGGAAGGAGCGCAGCTTCAACGCCGACGCCTACGTCACGTTCGCGCTGAACCCGAACGGCAGCATCGAGCGCATGAGGATGGAGCCGATTTCGACCGAGACGGACTTCAGCTACGACTTCCGTGATCTGAACTTCACGCCCTCGCCGAAGTAAATGGCATAAGTAGCCGCATGAGTCCGGCTAGTGATATGATATCGCCCTCGCATTGCATCGGGTCCCGCAAAGGCACTTTGGCAAGCTTGAATGATTACTAATCGAGGGATGAATAAGATGTCTATGCAACGAGTTATGCTGCGTGCCAAGCTGCACCGGGTTACGGTCACGCAGGCGGATCTGAACTACGAGGGTTCCTGCGGTATCGACATGGATCTGCTGGAGGCGGCCGATATTCTGCCGAACGAGCATATCGATCTGTATAACGTGAACAACGGCGAGCGTTTCGCGACCTACGCGATTCCGGGCCTGCGCGGCACCGGCGAGATCTCGCTGAACGGCGCGGCGGCCCGCAAGGCGCACCTGGGCGACCTGCTGATCATCTGCACCTACGCGCCGATGACCGAAGAGCAGATCGCCGACTACAAGCCGAAGATCGTGTTCGTCGATGCGCAGAACAAGATCACCGGCATGAAGAAATAAGACCGCTGCAGCGGTTCGCAAAAAGCGTCCCCCGGGGCGCTTTTTTTTCGCCTCGCCGTTTGGTCGTTTAGCTGCGTTTGTTCTCGGCCGCGTCCTGGCGCAGCAGATGCGACATGTACTGCGGCGTGACGCCGAGGAAGGACGCCACTACCTTTTGCGAGATGCGGTGCTCCAGGCCCGGATAGTCGCGCCGGAACGCCGCCAGCCGGCCCAGGGCCGGGCACACGCTTAGGTACAGCCGCTTGCCCTGGTCGATGATGCCGTGCTCGGAGGCCTTCAGATAATAGTCGCGCAATACGCCGTGGCGCCCGGCCAGGTCGCTCAGCGCGACCCAGTCGATGCGGTAGCCGTGGACCGCCGTTTCGGCGATGACGAAATTGTGCGACAGCTCGTTGCGGTTCGCGCGCAGCAGATCGTCGTGGGCGGCGGCGGCCTGGCCGTCGGTGCGGAAGTACAAGGTCACCTCGTTGCCGGCCTCCGTGAGGAAGCCGGTGCGGGCGACGCCGCTGTGCAGCCAGTACACGCTTTGCGCCAGCACGCCGATGTGCTGAAGGTACTCGCCCTTGCGCATGCTGACCGGCGCGGCGATCGGCGCCAGCAGGCGCGAAACCTCGTCGTACATTTCCGGCGTCACGCGGTAGCGCTGTGTGACGGCGTCCCGGTACTTTGCCCTGTGCTCTAAGAATGCCTGATTCATGTTTCGATGGCGCGGCTGAAGCAACCGGCGATGGTGTGGTGGATGCCGGTAAGCCAATAGCCGAACCTGCGAGGACGAAGTGTAAACCTTTTCGCTTCGGAGGGTGCGGCGGTGCGCGAAAGCGCGGAGGCGGGGCTGGTCCGGGCGGTGGGCCCGGACCAGCGGGGGAGGGTTACTTCGGTGTTACGCCGCTTTGCGTGGGCTGGTCGCCGCGCTCACTTCTTCCGGCTTGCCGATGAAGCGGTAGATGGCGGCGCCCAGCAGCGCGCCGACGATAGGCGCGACCCAGAACGCCCACAGCTGCGCGGTGGCCCAGTCGCCGACATACAGCGCCACGCCGGTGCTGCGCGCTGGATTGACGGAGGTGTTGGTGACCGGGATGCTGATCAAGTGGATCAACGTCAGCCCCAGGCCGATCGGCAGCGGCGCGAAGCCCTTCGGCGCGCGTTCGTCGGTGGCGCCCAGTATGATCAGCAGGAACATCATCGTCATCACCACCTCGGTCACCAGCGCCGCCGTCAGCGAGTAGCCGCCCGGCGAGTGCTCGCCGTAGCCGTTGGAGGCGAAGCCGCCCGCCACGTCGAAGCCGGCCTTGCCGGTGGCGATCACATACAGCACGCCGCCGGCGACGATCGCGCCCAGCACCTGCGCCACGATATACGGTAGCAGTTTATTGACCGGGAAGCGGCCGCCGGCCCACAGGCCGATCGACACCGCCGGATTGAGGTGGCAACCGGAGATGTGGCCGATGGCGTAGGCCATCGTCAGCACCGTCAGGCCGAACGCCAGCGACACGCCGAGCAGGCCGATGCCGACGCCGGGAAAGGCCGCCGCCAGCACGGCGCTGCCGCAGCCGCCGAGCACCAGCCAAAATGTTCCGAAAAATTCCGCGCCATATTGTTTCATGTTTCTTCCTTTATCAAGTAGGGGGTGCGACGCTGTCATTAACAGCTATGCAACCTTGCCAATCTACATTGAAAGTAAGAAATTGTCGAGAGGCGACGGCCCGCTGCGGCATACCCGAAAGTACCGTTTTGCTAGTCTCCATAAGGCTCCGTTCGTGGTTGCGTCGGTGCAACAGGATGATGTAACGGGCATATCAGATTTAAACTTTATGAGAACAAACGCGGTTCAAGTGCGATAGAGTTGGACCTTCAGGCGTTCCCATCGGCGACGTTTTTGAGACCTCAGCGGGGTGGCGTTTAGTGAAGACAGTGAAGACAAACTCATTTGTATTGGACAGAAGCGTCGCGATGCCGTTTGCGCTCGCCGGCGCCGGCGCGGTGGGAACGATGGCCGCCGGATGGGGCGCGTGGGGCTGGTACACGGTGCTGTGGGCCGCACTGCTGCTGGCCGTCGCCGCATGGTGCGCGTTCGGCCAGGCGGCCGGCGGCGGCGCCGGCGGCGGATCGCCGATGGTCGACGATTACCTCGACGGGCGCGAACGCTTCGGCGACGCCGTGCTGCCGATCTGGTGCCGCCATATCGAAAACTCCCGCACGCAAATGGAGGAAGCCGTCGCCGACCTGGCCGGGCGCTTCTCCAGCATCGTCGATAAGCTCGACAACGCGCTGCACGTCTCCAGCATGGACGGCGGCAAGGGCGCGCCGTCGATGACCGAGGTGTTCGCGCGCAGCGAGTCCCAGCTTGGCTCCGTGGTGACGTCGATGAAATCGGCGATGACGTCCAAGCAGGCCATGCTCGCGCAGATCAAGGACCTGGAGCGCTTCACGCGCGAGTTGCGCGACATGGCCGAAGGCGTGGCCAGCATCGCCGCGCAGACCAACCTGCTGGCGCTCAACGCCGCGATCGAGGCGGCGCGCGCGGGACCGGCGGGACGCGGCTTCGCGGTGGTGGCGCAGGAGGTGCGCAACCTGTCGAGCCGCTCGGCCGAGACGGGCCGCAACATCTCCAACCGGGTCGGCTTGATCAGCAGCGCCATCCTCGCCGCCAGCCAGGCGGCCGAGCAGTCGAGCGAGCAGGAGAACCGTTCGATGTCGTCGGCCGAGGGCATGATCGACACCGTGCTGGCCGACTTCCGCAGCATGACCGACGCGCTGGTGCAGTCGTCCGACCTGCTCAAGCAGGAGAGCATCGGCATCCAGGGCGAGGTGGGACAGGCGCTGGTGCAGCTGCAGTTCCAGGACCGCGTCAGCCAGGTAATGGCGCACGTGCGCGAGAACATGGAGCTGCTGCCATCGCTGCTGCGCGAGAACCGCGGCCGCTACGAGGCCGACCACGTGCTCGAGCCGCTCGACCCCGCGCCGCTGCTGCACGAGCTGCAGAAGACCTACGCGATGGCCGAGGAGCACGCGGTGCATGGCGGCTCGAAGCACGCCGCGCCGGTTGCCGCCGCCGCCGACGAGATCACTTTTTTCTGAACCACTAGGTAGATAGGGTAGATAAACCATGGCAAAAACGATTATGGTGGTCGACGATTCCGCGTCTTTGCGCCAGGTGGTGGGCATCGCGCTCAAGGGCGCAGGCTACGATGTCATCGAAGGCCGCGACGGTGTCGACGCGCTGTCCAAATGCACCGGCCAGAAAATCCATCTGGTGGTGTGCGACGTGAACATGCCCAATATGGACGGCATCACCTTCGTCAAGGAATTCAAGCAGTTGCCGAACTACCGCTTCACGCCGGTGATCATGCTCACCACTGAATCGCAGGAGGGCAAGAAGGAGGAGGGCAAGGCC is part of the Oxalobacteraceae bacterium OTU3CAMAD1 genome and encodes:
- a CDS encoding TMEM165/GDT1 family protein yields the protein MEAFLVSTGIVALAEIGDKTQLLAFVLAAKFRRPLPIIAAIFIATIANHAFAAAIGTWITGLLGPDTLRWVLGASFLAMAAWTLVPDKLDDEDTRLAGYGVFMTTLIAFFVAEMGDKTQVATVALAARYDALIAVVCGTTLGMMIANVPAVYLGDRIANRVSLKLVHGIAAAVFAVLGVATLMGAGASLGV
- a CDS encoding Crp/Fnr family transcriptional regulator, coding for MNQAFLEHRAKYRDAVTQRYRVTPEMYDEVSRLLAPIAAPVSMRKGEYLQHIGVLAQSVYWLHSGVARTGFLTEAGNEVTLYFRTDGQAAAAHDDLLRANRNELSHNFVIAETAVHGYRIDWVALSDLAGRHGVLRDYYLKASEHGIIDQGKRLYLSVCPALGRLAAFRRDYPGLEHRISQKVVASFLGVTPQYMSHLLRQDAAENKRS
- a CDS encoding CehA/McbA family metallohydrolase: MNKFAPLSKLTSKLIYTLMLSAGFAGAAQASKADHQEFEATLHAPFLADARATAELPEARTFTLSFDYPFLEQAKAVSWTLEVVSPDGVTVQQWKGSRALADKQVDVSVAWDGRGDGVILSDGVYQVRMRASDGDEEVEQSWEIGVGKRVAQAMPTFAPLPISRQRVDGKGKPGAVSTTTTDAMSSDDGATTTSVAATASLPYTIYLGNLHSQTNHSDGGGALSSCTGAQNPQSAAFGPADAYAYAKGKGLDFLMASEHNHMYDGSDATKSTADPAVAKALYQSGVTAAANYNSANPGFLGMYGLEWGVINNGGHLNIFNATELLGWEVNGNGQLLADTQTTKNDYGALYTLMRQRGWVGQFNHPSSSGQFLVNGTAFGYTADGDQAMAMCEVLNTSAFSTNTSETETSRSTYEGACNKALEAGFHVAFSTNQDNHCANWGASYTNRTGVLIPNGTALTSASMIAAIKARRVYATMDKGSQLILTGNGRMMGERITNSGTLKLVANFASAGGKTVSSVRVYEGVPGRNGTVTQLSTTATTTITPAVGEHFYYAKVTQNDGKILWSAPIWVTQTSAATGATAETAQAR
- a CDS encoding M1 family metallopeptidase gives rise to the protein MPIKKTLSALVLTALMSLAAHADPLSYARYDQVRTSDLYLDLKADFGRKTLGGYAELTLNWIDKSARTLVLDTNELNIAKVQVLNPGGRWTSASFMLDKLDVQKGRALRIALPFQPQKVRVYYRTAPSAAALQWMSPAQTMSGKRPFMFSQSQDINARSWAPVQDTPAVRFTYSARIDAPAGLRVLMSADNDPAATGDGGWKFKMAQPIPSYLLAIAIGEIEVRKLGPRSAVYAEPARIEAAASELADTEKMISAAESLYGPYRWERYDMIVLPPSFPYGGMENPRLTFLTPTMIAGDRSLVDLIAHELAHSWSGNLVTNASWKHMWLNEGFTTYVTTRIVEKIYGTEIAEMNLQVEQEEALVSLLTVPASKQALSTRGPDTDPSTYADGGLIYPKGAWFLRTIEQRAGREVFDPFLRGWFDQHAFKSATTEEFVEYLKKNLLDAHPEYMPQAELDEWLYAPGIPATAVRAVSPRLAALDAQRAAWLKGELPTADLGGKAWIALEWMHFLNAIEGKATAAQMQELDQAFGLAKSGNNEIAYRFYLGSVKAGYNVRDPLNKFLMSVGRQKFVVPLYTALLKNPADKDWARAVYAKARDHYHPVTQASVDKQFKLNK
- a CDS encoding aspartate 1-decarboxylase, producing MQRVMLRAKLHRVTVTQADLNYEGSCGIDMDLLEAADILPNEHIDLYNVNNGERFATYAIPGLRGTGEISLNGAAARKAHLGDLLIICTYAPMTEEQIADYKPKIVFVDAQNKITGMKK
- a CDS encoding response regulator, which produces MAKTIMVVDDSASLRQVVGIALKGAGYDVIEGRDGVDALSKCTGQKIHLVVCDVNMPNMDGITFVKEFKQLPNYRFTPVIMLTTESQEGKKEEGKAAGAKAWVVKPFKPEVLLGAVAKLVLP
- the aqpZ gene encoding aquaporin Z, which gives rise to MKQYGAEFFGTFWLVLGGCGSAVLAAAFPGVGIGLLGVSLAFGLTVLTMAYAIGHISGCHLNPAVSIGLWAGGRFPVNKLLPYIVAQVLGAIVAGGVLYVIATGKAGFDVAGGFASNGYGEHSPGGYSLTAALVTEVVMTMMFLLIILGATDERAPKGFAPLPIGLGLTLIHLISIPVTNTSVNPARSTGVALYVGDWATAQLWAFWVAPIVGALLGAAIYRFIGKPEEVSAATSPRKAA
- a CDS encoding serine hydrolase, with protein sequence MMKFSRAFVSAALVAALCTASCPALAAPDAGAAASAAATAASTAPVPAFNLDADVNRALKTFGVPGMAIAIVKDGKVVTAKGYGVRKLGEPKPVDAKTLFEVASNSKAFTAAALAMLVDEGKIAWDDPVTKHLPGFQMYDAYVTGAMTVRDLLTHRSGLGLGAGDLLWWPTTSFSTDEIISRLRYIKPATSFRNSYAYDNLLYIVAGKIIAEKDGKPWGDAIRDRILTPLGMDGTTTSVAAMLASADYAAPHSKVNDKAVVVRPIPVPNAVGAVGLNTSAEDVARWMNLLLNDGKTADGKQLISAKQLAEMWTQQTPMRIREPKPALAATKANFAAYGLGFNLRDYKGRKIAMHGGALVGFYSTVLMVPEERLGIAILTNAENGPAMTALYWRILDQYLKVPATDWIKLYAEQEATAHKEELERLGKEHTERAAKSSPSLPLASYDGAYEDPWYGKVTIAAEGGKRVMRFARTPDLTGELEHFQHDTFIVRWKERSFNADAYVTFALNPNGSIERMRMEPISTETDFSYDFRDLNFTPSPK